The following is a genomic window from Pseudomonadota bacterium.
TCCGCGAGCGCACCGGCATCACCCAGCGCCACATCGCGGCGGAAGGCGAATACACCTCCCATCTCGCACTGAAAGCAGCGCAGGCAGCACTCGCACAAGCGGGATATGCAGCGGACAGTATCGATGGCATCGTCGTCGCCACCGCCACGCCCGATAGCACCATGCCATCCGTCGCCAGCAAAGTGCAGGCCGGGCTCGGCATCACACGCGGCGCAGCGGTCGATGTCGCCGCAGCCTGCACCGGTTTCATTTATGCGCTGTCCGTCGCCCATGGTTGGATTCAAACCGGCATCGCCAGCCGCATCCTCGTCATCGGTGCGGAAACCATGTCGCGCATCATCGACTGGACGGATCGCGGCACCTGCATCCTGTTTGGCGATGGGGCAGGGGCGGTCATCCTCGAAGCATCGGCCGACACCACCCGCGGCATCAAAGCCATTCGCCTTGAAGCGCAGGGCGAGCATGGCCCGCTGCTTGGCACCAACGGCGGCGTATCGAGCAGCCAAACGGCAGGATTATTATTCATGCACGGGCAGGAAGTGTTCCGCCACGGCGTCGAAAAAATGTCAGGCATCGTTGCTGAAACCTTGCAAAAAGCGCAGCTCACCTTGGCGGATGTGCAGTGGGTCGTGCCCCACCAGGCCAACGCACGGATGATCAAATCCATCGCCCGCCAACTCAAATTGGCGGAGGATAAAGCGGTTGTCACCGTCACCCACCACGCCAACACTTCCGCGGCCTCTATCCCGCTGGCGCTCGACGTTTCCGCCCGCGATGGCCGCCTCAAAAAGGGCGACATTGTGGCCATGCCTGCACTTGGCGCTGGACTCACCTGGGGATGTTGTGTAATCTCGTGGTAAGACACCATGTTACATGAGGACGCCATGACCCAGAAAACATTGACCCGCGCCGATCTCAGCAATGCTGTTTATCGCGAAATCGGTTTGTCGCTTTCGGAATCCACCCAGCTTGTCGATGCGGTGCTGGAAGAAGTCGCCCTCGCGCTGACGGAAGGCAAGTCGGTCAAGCTGTCATCGTTTGGCACCTTTAAACTGCGCCGCAAAAAAGAGCGGATCGGTCGCAATCCCAAGACCGGTGTCGAAGTGCCGATCACGCCGCGCACCGTGCTGTCGTTCAACGCCAGCAACATTCTCAAACAAGCTGTGAATAAGGCGTAAAATTCACTCACGCTTTTTCTCCGTGTTCGCTTATCAATGATAGCAATAATACTACCACCGCAACACGGGGTTCCCATGGCAAGCACAGATTTCTCGCTCTTTTCCTATGAAGAAAGCGACACCAAAAAAGAAAAAGCACCCGGTGCCCTGCGCACCATCAGCGAAGCTTCTGAGCTGCTGGATGTGCCGCAGCATGTGCTGCGTTTTTGGGAAACCAAATTCACCCAGATCAAGCCGCTGAAGCGCAATGGCGGCCGCCGCTTTTATCGCCCGCAGGATCTCGACATCCTGCAGCAGATCAAACACCTGCTCTATAATCAGGGCTACACCATCAAAGGCGCAAAAAAAGCGGTGGATGATTTCATCCACGCCCGCGCCGAGCGCCCGGTCAACAACGCCGAGTGGCTGGCCGCCATCCCGCCCGCCAGCGTGAACGATAATTTTGAAGCAACCGCCGAGCCCGACATGCTCGCCCAAATCGCGCAAGCCTTGGCCGAGCCGGAAGAAGAGGTGGCAACAGCTATCGTCGAAAGCCCGTCGCGTGATTCGCTCATCGCCCTGCGCGCCGAGCTGGTGCAAGCGCGCGACAATCTGCGCGTTTACCTACCCGCGATGACGCAGGTGGTACAATAAATTCATCCCGCGGCTTGACCGCAGCATCGCAGGCGCATACACACGCTCCTGCGTTTCTGCTCGCGCAGGCCGCAACCGGTTTCATGGTAACGGAGTGTAGCGCAGCCCGGTAGCGCACTAGTCTGGGGGACTAGGGGTCGCAGGTTCAAATCCTGTCATTCCGACCATAAAAAAGGCCACCACCCGGTGGCCTTTTTTATGGTCGGAATCCAGTTATGAGCCTAGCGAAGCAGGTTCATCATTTCCTTAATGAGCACCGCGAATTTAGGAAATGACACGCAGCGCAACGCGCGAGGAAAATCCTGTCGAATGAATGGGTGAAGCACACTCAAGCATTGGAATACATCAGCACGTCATTGCGAGCGAAGCGCGGTACCCGGAGCGAAGCGGAGAGAGGCACTTGCCAATCCAGCCGCCCCGGATGCGATAGAAAGAAAGCAAGACTGGATTGCCGCGCTTCGCTCGCAATGATGAAAGAAGAACAAGGGCACGGACACAATGAATCCCTCCAACAAAAAAGGCGACCCGAAGGCCGCCTTTTCGTTTTCGTAACCCACCCCGCTTACGCAGGCAGCGGGTCTTTCCATTTATCCTTGTAGGTGAACACCGCCACGAAGGACAGCACACCCGCCCCGATCATGAGCCAGACGATGGAGAGGTTATTCCCCGTCGTCTTAATCATGTATTCGGCCAGCGACGGGGTGAACCCGCCCAGGATCGCGCAGAGGTTATAGGCGAGCGACATGCCGGTATAGCGAATGCTGGTTGGGAAAATCTCCACCAGCGTTGCCGGAATGGGGCCCAGATACCAGCCAAGAATCATCGCAAGGATGCACTGGCCGGCAAGCACGTTGATGAACACGCCCGATTGCATAAGCATGAACGCCGGGTAGGTGAGGGCAATCATCGCGATAATCGCCATCATCAGCACCCACTTGCGCCCAATCTTATCCGCCAGCATCGCCGCCGGATAGATGGTGATGAGCATGCTCGCCATCGCCAGCGAGTTAATGAGCAGCGCGTTCTCCTCACTCAGCCCCAGATGCTTTTTGGTATAAGCGATCATGTAGATGGCGATGATGTAGAACGGCACCGTCACGAAAATATAGGCCATGAATGCGCGCAGCATTTTGCCGGGATATTTCGTGAAGGCATCGCGGACGGGGCTTTTGGAAAGCGTGCCGTCTTTCTTTGCTTGCTCGTAAACCGGGCTCTCTTCGCCATGGTTGCGGATATAGAACCCGACAAAGCCAATGCCCACGCCAAAGAAGAAGGGCAGGCGCCAGCCCCAGCTATAGAAATCTTCCGTGCTGAGGATGGAAGCGACGATGGTCGAGACCAGCGAACCAAACAGGAACCCGATCACCAGGCTGAGCTTAATGATGCTGCCCATGGTCGAGCGTTGGTTATGCGGTGCATGCTCCACCACATAGGAAATGGAGCCGGAATAGGCACCACCCAGCGAAAGCCCCTGCAGAATGCGAATCAGCGTCAGCAGGATGGGAGCAGCCAGACCGATGGATTCATAGCTTGGCAACAGGCCGATACAGCCGGTCGGGATCGCCATCATCATCATCGAAAGGGTGAGTGCTTTTTTGCGACCGAACTTATCGCCGATGCGACCAAAGAAAATCGCGCCAAGCGGACGTGCAATAAAACCGGATGCGAAAATGAGCAGGGTCAGAATCAGGTTCTGGCTGTCATCGCCCGCTGGGAAAAACAGCTGGGAAAACACGATCGACATGTGGCCATACAGTGCGTAGTCATACCACTCCAACCCGTTGCCGAGCATGCCGGAGATAATCACTTTTCGTTTTCCGCTTATCAACGCCATTTCATGTCCCCTTTATTTTTTTTAGTGGGCGGACATTAGCGATTGAGACGCGAATGCCAAGCATAAACGATGCTGCATTGCGGTAGGTTTCTGACGCGGGAATTTACGCTTTCGCTAAAAGCGGCGATGGCTGGATATTCGAGCGATGTGCCACCGCATGCACCTGCGTCGTCGGCTGTGGATGACGCGGCTGCATGAACGGCGCAAGCGTGTCATAAAGTGCCGAGGTCGCCGCCGGTGCATCGATGTGCGGCACCACCTCCAGCAGCGTTGCCACATCCCGCGCAATACCGCTTTGTGAAAGCGGCGCCAAAGGCGCATCATTCGCCGCCACGGGCCGCAGCGCCGCGGCAATGCTCGCTTTAATTTCGCCCCGCCCCGCCTTCATCCATGGCATGGTTTGCAGCGCACTGGCCATGGCTTCCACCATCGGTGCTTGCTGTGCATCCGGGAAGCGCATGATAATCTTTGCCGCACAGGCGCCAAGCCGCTCCAGCCGCTCTGTTTGGTGGTGGCGAATGGTGCGCATCACTGCCTGTTTAATGTCCTGCGCATTCTGCTCCGCAGCCCCGCGCGATGCGGCCGGCGGGCTGCGATCCATCGCCGCATCCGCCGTATGTTTATCGAGCCAGAATTGCATGATGTGATCGACAAACTGGGTTTGCTCGCGCGCGCCCATCAGTACCGGCTGCTCCGCGACATGCTGGGTGATGCGGGCGGCGAGTTTTTCCGGATTAATTTTTGCATCGCCGCCATACGCATGGCTGTTGGTGAACATCAGCGCCACGTCGCCACCGATGTAAATTTTCTCGCCGATCTGCTGACGCACATTGCCCTTGCTGTTCGCCCCCATCAGCCGGAAGCTGCTTGCACCAAGCGTCAACAGCCCCGCGACAAACGGGGTGTGCTCACGAAACGCATGCCATGTTTTTTGCAGCGGGTTGCGGTCAAGCGGCTGGTCGCATTCTGGTGCCGGCGCGCTTGGCGGAATCATCAACGCCGACCACCCGGCAAAGGATAAGCTCGCGCCGAAGATATCCTTGCCGAACCCGGTTTTCAGCCACGCCATCGCACCCGTGGCGCCGGTGCCGACATAGCGCAGCGCCGCGGCATCATGCGGGTTGGCAAGCAGTCGGCTGCGGCAGAATTTGCGCTCCAGCACCGCATGGCCAATATACGCCAGCATACCAAAATTATTGGCCATCGCACCGATCTGCACTGGATAACGTTTCATGAAGCGCCCAGCCCGTTCGCCAAAACTGTCGGACGCAGCATCACGCGCAGGATCGTAGCGTAGCGCGCCAAGATCATCGTTCGCCGCGATGGCCTGGTCGATTTTTCCGCCGATGCGCTGGAATGCCCGATCCTCATTGTTGCGTGCAAACCCAAGATACGTCACCGATTGCGCTAAAAATCCAAGCCCCGCGATGGATAGCAGCGCGTTCTTGGGGTCGGTGAATTTGCCGTATTGTGCGCCCGCGCTTGCCGTGGTCAGGAACACTTCCGCCGTCGAATTAATAACACCATTCGCCCGCGCCGGATCGCGCAGGGAGCCCTCAAGCCAGAGGGCGGATTTTTTGGCAGCCACTAGCCCTTTGCCAAGCGTATCCGCCGGGTGGGTAATGGCGTGGGCAGTGCCGCGCAGTAGCCCGGCTTCATGCAGCACGTCGCTGAGCGCGCTCTGCGCGCCAAAATGGTGAATCTCAAGCGTGCTGTTGCCATGTTCGTCATGCCCGGCAGCAACCGCATAACCACGCGCCTGCAGCAGTTCACGGGTGGCGGCCAAATGCTGGGGCGAGGCTGGGTCACTATCCGCAAACAGTACCCGTGCCCGCCAATCCTTGCCCATCAATGCCGTTTCCAGAAAGCGTATTTTGCTTTCCGGATGGTCATAAATCGTAATGACAGAGCGGGTAGGCGCGGGCATGGGTAAAGACCTAATAGTTCACCCTCCATCCTACCCGTTCCGCGCCCGCAGCTCAAATGACAGAAATATGACAATCACTTGGATTTTTGAGGATTTTTGGGATTGTGAGGGGGGAGGGCTGACTTACCGAATATGTTTCTCCAGCCCTCCTACGCTCCAAGAGGAGCTACGAAGGGCACTCCTTCGCCTAAGAACGGCATTCGGGTGCCTTGCTGGCGTAAGCCATCCGAAGCCGAAGGCGTAGGATGGTCGGGGCGAGAGGATTCGAACCTCCGGCCTCCTGCTCCCGAAGCAGGCGCGCTACCAGGCTGCGCTACGCCCCGACAATCAGCCGCCACCGCTATAAACGCGGCGCGGGCCTTGGTCAAGAGGGTGCTTATTTTTTAGTTTTAGCTTTGTGTTTTGGCGCTTTTGCATAGGCCGGGCGCTGCCAGGCGCGGATGGATTTGACCTTCATCGTCGCCGGGAAACGGGTCGATTCATCCGGCGCCCCACCCCAATTATCCGGCAACCCAACAGCCACATTGGCGATCACATAAAACGGCTTGTGAAACTCATCCGGCGTCGGCTGGGTGAACACCAGCTTGCGGTCGAAATACCATTTTATTTCCTTCGGCCCCCAATCGACCGCATATTCATGGAAATTGGCGCTGAGATCGAGCCCCGTTTCCGTGCCATGCCCGCGCGCTTCCTTGCCTTTTTTGCCATTCACATGGATCGTCGTATACAGCGTTTTGCCCTCACGGCCGAGCACTTCCATAATATCGATCTCCGGCGGCCAGGAGCGATCCACCGGCATCAGCCAGAACGCAGGCCAAATGCCGTTGCCGCCGGGCAGCTTGGCCACCATCGCAAACACGCCGTAGCGCTGGGAATACGGAAAACTGGTGATCGAGGCGCTCATATACCCCGTGGGGTCGCGCGGGTCGATCCCGGCGACGAGATCTTTGGGCATAGGCGTCGCCGTAAAATTCAGCGTTTCCGCCCATGTCAGCGGCGAGCGAGCGCCCAGTTGCTCGATCATGTCGCCATTGGGATCGCTATTGGCATTGCGGTTGGAGGTCCAGCCCGGAAACCGCTTGCCGCGTGCTGGCCAGACTTCCTTCGAGCCCACCAGCCCGTGATTCCAGATATAGCCCGCCGCCCACGAAAAATTCGGGTCCGAAAGCGGCTTGCGCGGTGCATAAACATCCAGCGCCCCCTTGCGCCACACCGGCGGCGCAGTAAACTCCTGCACCAGTGTTTCCTGCGCGCCGTTGAGCGACAACCGCGTGCTGGCTGACCACGCGGGCACAGCAACAAGGAGCACAGAAAAAAGAACGAGAAGAGGGGAGCGGTTGGGCATGAAAGGTCATATCTACAAAAGGAGGATGGCCCGCCATCTTGAAGCCCAAACTGCTTAAAGATGGTCGGGGAGACAGGATTCGAACCTGCGACCCTCTGGTCCCAAACCAGATGCGCTACCAGACTGCGCTACTCCCCGACATGCGCTTGCTACCACCGAGCTGTGATGAAATGCAAGCGCCGTGATTGACGGAATCGCAAAATAACACTAACTCCTGTGCGTATGAGCAAAAATATACAGTTTTACGGCTGCTACACGGCCCTCATCACCCCATTTTCGGGCGAGCGGGTCGATCATGCAGCCCTTGAATCCTTCGTCGAATGGCAAATCACGCAAGGTGTCCATGGGCTCGTGCCCTGCGGCACCACCGGCGAATCGCCGACGCTGACCCCCGCCGAGCACGGCGAAGTCATCGCCCGCACAGTCGCTGTCGCCAAAGGCCGCGTCAACGTGATGGCCGGCACCGGCTCCAACTCGACCAGCGAAGCGATCGAATATACCCGCCACGCTGAAAAAGTCGGTGCGGATGCGGCGCTTGTTGTCGCCCCGTATTATAATAAGCCGACGCAAGAGGGCCTCTACCAGCATTTCAAAGCCATCGCCGCCGCCACCGCGCTGCCAATTTTCATCTATAATATCCCCGGCCGCTCGGTCGTGAACATGACGGATGCAACACTCGCCCGCCTTGCTGAAATCCCTAACATTGCAGGCATTAAGGATGCTACCGGCGACCTCGCACGCGTGGCAACACTGCGCCATCTGGTCGGCGACCGGCTCGTTCAGTTCTCGGGCGAGGACATGACCGCGGTCGGCTTCAACGCTATGGGCGGGCGCGGGGTGATTTCGGTTGCCTCCAACATCGCCCCGGCCATCACGGCGGAAATCCAGAATCTCTGCCTCTCCGGGCGATACTACGCCGCGCGTGAGCTGCAGGAAACCCTGGTTGCCTTGACGCAGGCGATGTTTGTCGAAACGAACCCGATCCCGGTGAAATACGCCTCCAGCCTGCTCCAGAAAACGGATGGGTCGATGCGCTTGCCGCTGGTCGCCGCATCGCCTGAAACCCAGGCCGCCGTGCGCTCCGCGATGGCTGAGCTGAAGCTTCTTTAAACCGTGGTCGAAAAAAAAACAGTCGCCGTCAACCGCAAAGCGCGGTTTGAGTATGCCATCGAGGAAGTCTTC
Proteins encoded in this region:
- a CDS encoding beta-ketoacyl-ACP synthase III produces the protein MVSSVITATGSYLPEKILSNEDLARMVDTNNAWIRERTGITQRHIAAEGEYTSHLALKAAQAALAQAGYAADSIDGIVVATATPDSTMPSVASKVQAGLGITRGAAVDVAAACTGFIYALSVAHGWIQTGIASRILVIGAETMSRIIDWTDRGTCILFGDGAGAVILEASADTTRGIKAIRLEAQGEHGPLLGTNGGVSSSQTAGLLFMHGQEVFRHGVEKMSGIVAETLQKAQLTLADVQWVVPHQANARMIKSIARQLKLAEDKAVVTVTHHANTSAASIPLALDVSARDGRLKKGDIVAMPALGAGLTWGCCVISW
- a CDS encoding integration host factor subunit alpha → MTQKTLTRADLSNAVYREIGLSLSESTQLVDAVLEEVALALTEGKSVKLSSFGTFKLRRKKERIGRNPKTGVEVPITPRTVLSFNASNILKQAVNKA
- a CDS encoding MerR family transcriptional regulator; its protein translation is MASTDFSLFSYEESDTKKEKAPGALRTISEASELLDVPQHVLRFWETKFTQIKPLKRNGGRRFYRPQDLDILQQIKHLLYNQGYTIKGAKKAVDDFIHARAERPVNNAEWLAAIPPASVNDNFEATAEPDMLAQIAQALAEPEEEVATAIVESPSRDSLIALRAELVQARDNLRVYLPAMTQVVQ
- a CDS encoding MFS transporter, which produces MALISGKRKVIISGMLGNGLEWYDYALYGHMSIVFSQLFFPAGDDSQNLILTLLIFASGFIARPLGAIFFGRIGDKFGRKKALTLSMMMMAIPTGCIGLLPSYESIGLAAPILLTLIRILQGLSLGGAYSGSISYVVEHAPHNQRSTMGSIIKLSLVIGFLFGSLVSTIVASILSTEDFYSWGWRLPFFFGVGIGFVGFYIRNHGEESPVYEQAKKDGTLSKSPVRDAFTKYPGKMLRAFMAYIFVTVPFYIIAIYMIAYTKKHLGLSEENALLINSLAMASMLITIYPAAMLADKIGRKWVLMMAIIAMIALTYPAFMLMQSGVFINVLAGQCILAMILGWYLGPIPATLVEIFPTSIRYTGMSLAYNLCAILGGFTPSLAEYMIKTTGNNLSIVWLMIGAGVLSFVAVFTYKDKWKDPLPA
- a CDS encoding glycoside hydrolase family 16 protein, which translates into the protein MLLVAVPAWSASTRLSLNGAQETLVQEFTAPPVWRKGALDVYAPRKPLSDPNFSWAAGYIWNHGLVGSKEVWPARGKRFPGWTSNRNANSDPNGDMIEQLGARSPLTWAETLNFTATPMPKDLVAGIDPRDPTGYMSASITSFPYSQRYGVFAMVAKLPGGNGIWPAFWLMPVDRSWPPEIDIMEVLGREGKTLYTTIHVNGKKGKEARGHGTETGLDLSANFHEYAVDWGPKEIKWYFDRKLVFTQPTPDEFHKPFYVIANVAVGLPDNWGGAPDESTRFPATMKVKSIRAWQRPAYAKAPKHKAKTKK
- the dapA gene encoding 4-hydroxy-tetrahydrodipicolinate synthase; the encoded protein is MSKNIQFYGCYTALITPFSGERVDHAALESFVEWQITQGVHGLVPCGTTGESPTLTPAEHGEVIARTVAVAKGRVNVMAGTGSNSTSEAIEYTRHAEKVGADAALVVAPYYNKPTQEGLYQHFKAIAAATALPIFIYNIPGRSVVNMTDATLARLAEIPNIAGIKDATGDLARVATLRHLVGDRLVQFSGEDMTAVGFNAMGGRGVISVASNIAPAITAEIQNLCLSGRYYAARELQETLVALTQAMFVETNPIPVKYASSLLQKTDGSMRLPLVAASPETQAAVRSAMAELKLL